One stretch of Pedobacter riviphilus DNA includes these proteins:
- a CDS encoding helix-turn-helix domain-containing protein: MEQYPKVYLYRRIVQAKLFIDKNYAERIDLGYISDEACFSKFHFTRLFKTIYAKTPHQCLTWVRIEKAQQLLSKDNKLKTLAA; the protein is encoded by the coding sequence ATGGAGCAATATCCAAAAGTTTACCTATATAGACGGATTGTTCAAGCAAAACTTTTCATCGATAAAAATTATGCAGAAAGAATAGATCTTGGTTACATTTCTGATGAAGCTTGTTTTTCTAAATTTCATTTTACCAGGCTTTTCAAAACCATTTATGCTAAAACACCACACCAATGCCTTACGTGGGTAAGAATCGAAAAAGCCCAGCAGCTGCTATCAAAAGACAACAAACTCAAAACACTGGCTGCATAA
- a CDS encoding GlxA family transcriptional regulator gives MKHITILVPDGPNNLSSIVGSYKILSRANAYWQEKGNTQLFKIELAGISKEVDFYEGLFSVKPHKHISSITKTDLVIIPSLNHNYQLAMEGNKELIGWISTQYKNGAEIASVCTGAYLLASTGLLDGKTCSTHWIVADHFSKMFPKVDLQPDKLITDENGIYTNGGAYSFLNLLLYLVEKYFDRQTAIFCSKVFQIEMDRQSQSTFIIFKGQKLHGDEMIKEAQSYIENNLQQKISVEDLSTRFAVGRRSFDRRFIKATGNTPIEYLQRAKIESAKKALETSRKTVNEVMYEVGYADVKAFREVFRKITGVSPLEYRNRYNKEIVI, from the coding sequence ATGAAACACATTACCATCCTTGTGCCTGACGGACCAAACAACTTAAGTAGTATTGTTGGTTCATATAAAATATTAAGCAGGGCCAATGCATACTGGCAGGAAAAAGGCAATACACAGCTATTCAAAATTGAGCTGGCAGGTATTTCTAAAGAAGTTGATTTTTATGAGGGTTTATTTTCAGTGAAACCGCACAAACATATTTCATCTATAACCAAAACTGATCTTGTAATTATCCCTTCTTTAAATCACAATTACCAACTGGCAATGGAAGGGAACAAAGAACTGATTGGTTGGATTTCTACGCAATATAAAAATGGTGCCGAAATAGCAAGTGTTTGTACTGGGGCATACCTTTTAGCATCAACTGGTTTATTAGATGGCAAAACCTGTTCTACACATTGGATTGTAGCTGATCATTTCAGCAAAATGTTTCCAAAAGTAGACTTACAACCAGATAAACTGATTACCGATGAAAATGGTATATATACTAACGGCGGGGCTTATTCTTTTTTAAATCTACTTCTTTATCTGGTAGAAAAATACTTTGATAGGCAAACGGCTATCTTTTGTTCGAAAGTTTTCCAGATAGAGATGGACAGGCAAAGCCAATCTACCTTTATTATTTTTAAAGGACAAAAATTGCATGGCGATGAAATGATAAAAGAAGCACAAAGTTATATTGAGAACAACCTCCAACAAAAAATATCTGTAGAAGATTTATCGACCAGGTTTGCAGTTGGCAGGAGAAGTTTTGATAGAAGATTTATTAAGGCAACGGGAAACACACCAATAGAATATTTGCAACGTGCTAAAATCGAATCGGCCAAAAAAGCCTTAGAAACCAGTAGAAAAACCGTTAACGAAGTAATGTATGAGGTTGGTTATGCAGATGTAAAGGCTTTCAGAGAAGTTTTTCGGAAAATTACAGGAGTTTCTCCCCTGGAATATCGAAATCGGTACAATAAGGAAATAGTAATCTAA
- a CDS encoding IPT/TIG domain-containing protein, which yields MIISFGSYAQKPNISYTSPQTVFLEKEITPVNVTNTGGAVPARVYPQVHQLFASNPLFIDHFVKSSSGDFYGIQYASIIRLKSDGTSSVFAGSITYGYADGIGTSALFGKMNDIIKDNAGNLYVAENNSRDETNGRIRKITPEGVVSTYAQGLFIPKALAMDANGIIYVAEAPGRIMKVATDGTVSFLAGKSGVSGKANGTGAAASFYDVVAIKVATDGNIYALESGNSLIRKITQEGVVTTFAGSSFGSVDGSGASASFWAPIMMQMDSKGNLIVADGNSLFRRVSPSADVVTIGGPVYYDPNGQTKAQTYYNNFILDEDDNILYLTAGLYKILTTGFTITPTLPAGLSLRTDGTITGTPKVLSAATNYKISASNELGISSYSLNLTVAVSTEPPVITSFSPTSAYTGQGVTITGSYFTGTTAVSIGGKPASSFYLTSPTSLSVNVAAGSSLSGDVTVTNPYGTASLSGFTFIPPPTITAISSSSGAAGSIITITGANFSGVSQVNFGGYYAASFTIVSPTQINAVVGNSGGTGSVTVYAPAGSANFPGFTYIATPSINAISPYSGGTGDNITISGSNFSNATSVMFGNTEASSFTVISPTTIKAVIAAGSGNGVMVTTPGGKATYNNFTYILPPAITQIYPLKGGLNSGITIIGSNLNNSQVNIGGVPARISYSSSNQIFAYVGVGASSGDVTVTNTYGTASISGFIWLPAPTITSFTPTTASSGDIITISGTDLTEVGAVTIGGVNSLFTILSPTSIQATVGAGASGAVGVSSPGGNASLPGFSYLGPAITSFTPTSTGVGQTVVITGNNFTNASDVYFGGVPATSFIVNSSTQITAVVGLGKSGSVTVVTPLGRVSAPGFTHPGPSISFFNPQYSGTLSTSPVIISGANFTNATLVSFGGVPAASFTVLSPTTISAVPTVSSSGDVVVVTPLGRDSKPGFVWAQPPTITTFSPAAQQSGGQITITGTNFIGVSSVKIAGIAVSYSTISPTSIVVYINNAVVSGSITVSTISGTASIDGFIYNSPVIQSISPLIAAAGQTVTITGNNFNDIQAVNFGGVNAISFSVVSSTTITATVGTGNSGTVTISGQGGTANFAGFTFLPPPVLYSFTPSSGGLGTSVSINGTNLLTASAVTIGGVAATITSVTNNVVVVTVNAGASGKISVTTNAGTAQIDGFTWYAQPTITSVSPLTANAQTPVTITGSNFIGVTGVKFGSSAVAFTVISPTQIKVSPANASSGTITVTNPGGTASFQGFVFLPAPVITSFTKTGEGATTEVKIIGTNFTNVTSVKFGDVEASSFTVNSPTSIQAIPGLGEAGLITVTTSGGSGTIAGFLYNNPPEVLSFSRTSGPIGTALSITGDNFNTIPEKNVVYFGPVKAQVTAATKTKLDVVVPAGANNLVTVTNIDKGLTGYSNLPFLVTTTTAFSGYSNKFDLNFNAAVSSIAVKDFDGDGTSDFLIAKDDSLYVLLHGNDKILSRSSFTQKINLISGKRVINMVVDDVDGDGKPDILFGTGLSIVFLRNTSTGGNISFSTTALESLNNSDAGMTLRDIDMDGKPDLLLGKIGTYYLNTSKGASVSFGPAGYFTNISSSSNISSTLTDIDGDNKPDPIYGSSYDGFTIFKNNTVPGSLNPSLFPTTYIRHSSYYSWSLLSADFDGDGKVDVFENDYGYNSGSVFLISRNTATKGTINAESLATPSVFSNAGLSFQNSLVDVDGDGKIDVLGLAGRVISYSRNLSGVGNISFASSAPLITSTNDNVNNYKVIDMDGDGRNDMVVLDPIKKKLTIYNNGPIPVPQITSVSPLIGTKGSTVTITGKYFDQTSVVNFGAKAAKSFTVDSPQSIIAIVGEGESGSITVQNPDGQNSFPGFTFVNLPVITSAVAANDGTGQLLISGSNFNQTKNVSIAGYLQCRTLLNLIRR from the coding sequence TTGATAATATCGTTCGGATCATACGCACAAAAACCAAATATTAGTTATACAAGTCCACAAACAGTTTTTCTTGAAAAAGAAATCACACCCGTTAATGTTACAAATACTGGTGGAGCTGTTCCAGCCAGAGTATACCCTCAAGTTCATCAACTTTTTGCATCAAACCCATTGTTTATTGATCATTTCGTAAAATCTTCGTCAGGTGATTTTTATGGCATCCAATACGCTTCAATAATCCGTTTAAAATCCGATGGAACTTCTTCCGTATTTGCTGGAAGCATAACTTACGGTTACGCCGATGGAATAGGTACATCTGCACTGTTTGGTAAAATGAATGATATTATAAAAGATAATGCCGGAAATTTGTATGTGGCTGAAAATAATAGCAGGGATGAAACAAATGGGAGAATAAGAAAAATAACGCCGGAAGGTGTAGTATCAACTTATGCGCAAGGGCTGTTTATTCCAAAAGCACTTGCTATGGATGCGAATGGTATAATCTATGTTGCTGAAGCTCCAGGTAGGATAATGAAAGTTGCTACCGATGGTACTGTCTCTTTTCTTGCTGGCAAGTCCGGAGTTTCAGGAAAGGCAAACGGTACGGGTGCCGCTGCTTCATTTTACGATGTGGTTGCCATAAAGGTAGCTACTGACGGGAATATATATGCATTAGAATCGGGCAATAGTTTGATTAGAAAAATCACACAGGAAGGTGTTGTGACAACCTTTGCTGGCTCAAGCTTTGGTAGTGTGGATGGCAGCGGGGCATCTGCTTCTTTTTGGGCTCCAATCATGATGCAAATGGATTCGAAAGGTAATTTAATCGTTGCGGATGGAAATTCATTGTTTCGCCGTGTAAGCCCTTCTGCAGACGTCGTTACTATTGGGGGACCAGTATATTATGATCCGAATGGACAAACGAAAGCTCAAACCTATTATAATAACTTCATACTTGATGAGGATGATAATATTTTATATCTCACTGCAGGTCTTTATAAGATTTTAACAACGGGCTTTACCATCACCCCAACACTACCAGCGGGGCTCTCTTTGCGTACAGATGGTACTATAACCGGTACACCAAAGGTACTTTCTGCTGCCACCAATTATAAAATTTCCGCATCAAACGAACTCGGAATAAGCTCCTATAGTTTAAATCTCACAGTCGCTGTTTCTACAGAACCGCCAGTAATTACTTCCTTTTCACCAACATCGGCATACACAGGGCAGGGGGTTACTATTACAGGAAGTTATTTTACAGGCACAACTGCGGTAAGTATAGGTGGAAAGCCCGCTTCGAGTTTTTATTTAACATCTCCAACCAGCCTTTCTGTAAATGTTGCTGCCGGAAGTTCGCTATCAGGAGATGTTACAGTTACTAATCCGTACGGAACAGCCAGTCTATCAGGATTTACCTTTATACCTCCGCCTACTATTACAGCTATTTCTTCCTCTAGCGGGGCAGCAGGTAGTATTATAACGATTACAGGTGCAAATTTTAGCGGAGTATCTCAGGTTAATTTTGGTGGATATTATGCTGCTTCGTTCACAATCGTTTCGCCAACACAAATAAATGCAGTAGTAGGAAATAGTGGAGGTACGGGGTCGGTGACTGTTTATGCCCCTGCTGGAAGTGCAAATTTTCCTGGCTTTACTTATATTGCTACCCCAAGTATTAATGCCATATCTCCCTATAGTGGTGGCACAGGTGATAATATAACAATAAGCGGCAGTAATTTTAGTAATGCAACAAGTGTAATGTTTGGAAACACTGAAGCAAGTTCGTTTACTGTAATTTCGCCTACAACAATTAAGGCGGTAATTGCAGCCGGTTCGGGTAATGGTGTTATGGTAACTACACCCGGAGGAAAAGCAACATATAATAATTTTACTTATATTTTACCACCAGCTATTACGCAGATATACCCACTTAAAGGTGGATTAAATAGCGGAATTACAATCATTGGATCTAATTTAAATAATTCGCAGGTAAATATAGGTGGTGTACCGGCCCGTATCAGTTACAGTAGCAGTAATCAGATTTTTGCTTATGTTGGTGTTGGTGCTTCATCAGGCGATGTAACCGTTACAAATACCTATGGAACAGCGTCAATATCAGGATTTATCTGGCTACCTGCTCCAACTATTACCTCTTTTACACCAACAACAGCGTCAAGTGGAGATATTATAACAATTAGCGGTACAGATTTAACAGAAGTAGGTGCTGTAACAATTGGTGGTGTTAACTCATTATTTACCATTTTATCGCCTACTTCAATACAGGCTACTGTTGGAGCAGGAGCCAGCGGTGCTGTTGGTGTTAGTTCACCAGGCGGTAATGCAAGTTTACCTGGTTTTAGTTATTTAGGGCCTGCTATTACTTCTTTTACACCAACAAGCACTGGTGTTGGTCAAACTGTTGTTATTACCGGGAATAACTTTACAAATGCTTCCGATGTTTATTTTGGTGGTGTGCCCGCTACTTCGTTCATTGTCAATTCGTCAACTCAAATTACTGCCGTTGTAGGTTTAGGTAAATCAGGTAGTGTAACTGTGGTAACGCCTTTAGGACGGGTTTCTGCACCTGGATTTACCCATCCAGGTCCATCGATTTCTTTTTTTAATCCGCAATATAGCGGTACATTATCAACATCACCGGTAATTATTAGTGGTGCAAATTTTACAAATGCAACTTTGGTGAGTTTTGGAGGGGTACCAGCCGCATCATTTACCGTATTGTCGCCAACAACTATAAGCGCTGTACCAACCGTATCCTCGTCAGGTGATGTGGTAGTTGTAACACCATTAGGACGTGATAGTAAACCAGGCTTTGTTTGGGCTCAACCACCAACAATTACAACATTTTCTCCGGCAGCACAACAAAGTGGCGGACAAATAACCATTACCGGAACAAATTTTATTGGTGTTAGCAGCGTTAAAATTGCAGGTATTGCGGTTTCATATTCTACGATTTCTCCTACTTCTATTGTTGTTTATATCAATAATGCAGTTGTAAGCGGTAGTATCACTGTAAGTACCATCAGCGGTACCGCGTCAATAGATGGATTTATTTACAATTCACCGGTTATCCAAAGCATTAGCCCGCTAATAGCTGCAGCCGGCCAAACAGTTACCATTACCGGTAATAATTTTAATGATATACAAGCAGTAAACTTTGGAGGTGTTAATGCAATATCATTTTCAGTTGTTTCGTCAACTACTATTACCGCTACAGTTGGTACCGGTAATAGTGGAACTGTAACTATTAGTGGTCAGGGCGGAACAGCAAATTTTGCTGGATTTACATTCTTGCCACCACCGGTATTATATTCATTTACGCCTTCCTCTGGCGGTTTGGGTACATCGGTATCCATCAATGGTACAAATCTTCTTACGGCATCGGCTGTAACAATAGGTGGTGTTGCAGCAACAATAACGAGCGTAACCAATAATGTTGTAGTGGTAACAGTAAATGCCGGAGCCAGTGGCAAAATTTCTGTAACAACGAATGCAGGTACTGCACAGATTGATGGTTTTACCTGGTACGCTCAACCAACCATTACCAGTGTAAGCCCGTTAACTGCCAATGCACAAACCCCAGTTACCATAACAGGAAGTAATTTTATTGGAGTAACAGGAGTTAAATTTGGGTCATCCGCTGTTGCGTTTACGGTGATATCGCCAACTCAAATTAAAGTGTCGCCCGCAAATGCCTCGAGTGGAACTATTACGGTAACAAATCCTGGGGGGACGGCTTCTTTTCAGGGATTTGTTTTTTTGCCTGCTCCGGTAATCACTTCATTCACAAAAACTGGTGAAGGTGCTACAACAGAAGTCAAAATCATTGGTACTAATTTTACTAATGTTACCAGTGTAAAATTTGGTGATGTAGAGGCAAGTTCATTTACCGTAAATTCGCCAACCAGTATTCAGGCTATACCAGGTTTGGGTGAAGCCGGATTGATTACCGTTACAACTAGTGGCGGATCAGGAACAATAGCTGGATTTTTATATAATAATCCACCGGAGGTACTTTCATTTTCACGAACATCAGGGCCAATTGGAACAGCATTAAGCATAACAGGAGATAACTTTAATACAATACCCGAAAAAAATGTGGTTTATTTTGGTCCTGTTAAAGCTCAGGTTACTGCTGCAACCAAAACAAAGTTGGATGTGGTGGTACCAGCAGGAGCAAATAATTTAGTTACAGTAACCAATATAGATAAAGGATTAACCGGATATTCGAATCTGCCATTTTTGGTTACCACTACAACAGCATTTTCGGGCTATTCGAACAAGTTTGATCTAAATTTCAACGCGGCAGTTTCTTCTATAGCCGTTAAAGATTTTGACGGAGATGGTACTTCTGATTTTTTGATTGCGAAAGACGATTCGTTATATGTTCTATTGCATGGTAATGATAAAATTTTATCTAGATCATCGTTTACACAAAAAATTAATTTAATAAGCGGAAAGCGGGTTATAAATATGGTGGTGGATGATGTAGACGGAGATGGAAAACCAGATATTTTATTTGGTACAGGACTCAGTATTGTTTTTTTACGTAATACATCAACTGGGGGTAATATATCTTTTAGTACAACGGCACTTGAATCATTAAACAATTCAGATGCGGGCATGACGCTTAGAGATATAGATATGGATGGCAAGCCAGATTTACTTTTAGGTAAAATAGGAACTTATTATCTTAATACTTCAAAAGGGGCCTCAGTATCTTTTGGGCCAGCAGGATACTTTACAAATATCTCATCGAGCAGCAATATATCATCTACTTTAACTGATATTGATGGTGATAATAAACCCGATCCTATATACGGAAGTTCATATGATGGATTTACGATATTTAAAAATAATACAGTACCTGGTAGTTTAAATCCGTCGCTGTTTCCAACTACATATATCCGGCACTCCAGTTATTATTCTTGGTCGTTACTATCTGCCGATTTTGACGGAGATGGTAAAGTGGATGTATTTGAAAATGATTATGGCTATAATAGTGGCAGCGTATTTCTGATTTCAAGAAATACAGCAACAAAAGGAACGATTAATGCCGAATCGCTCGCAACACCTAGCGTATTTTCGAATGCCGGGCTATCTTTTCAAAATAGTTTGGTTGATGTTGATGGCGATGGCAAGATAGATGTTTTGGGGCTGGCAGGTCGTGTTATTAGCTATTCGCGTAATTTATCCGGTGTTGGTAATATTTCGTTCGCATCATCTGCTCCACTGATTACGAGTACCAACGATAATGTTAATAATTATAAAGTAATTGATATGGATGGTGATGGCAGGAATGATATGGTGGTTTTAGATCCCATTAAAAAGAAATTAACCATTTATAATAACGGCCCTATACCTGTACCGCAAATCACTTCAGTATCCCCCCTTATTGGAACAAAAGGCTCAACTGTTACTATTACTGGTAAATATTTTGACCAAACATCTGTTGTAAATTTTGGTGCCAAGGCGGCAAAATCATTTACGGTAGATTCTCCCCAAAGTATTATTGCAATTGTAGGCGAAGGTGAAAGCGGAAGCATAACTGTTCAAAATCCCGATGGTCAAAATTCATTTCCTGGTTTCACTTTTGTAAATCTTCCGGTTATTACTTCTGCAGTGGCAGCAAACGATGGCACCGGGCAATTATTAATATCTGGTAGCAACTTTAACCAAACTAAAAATGTATCTATCGCGGGATACCTGCAGTGTCGTACATTGTTAAATCTGATACGCAGATAG
- a CDS encoding SRPBCC domain-containing protein, producing MEKQDFTATILVDQSPNEAFNAITNVSQWWSEAIEGNTDILNAEFVYHYRDIHYCKMKLIELIPDQKVAWLILDNYFKFTTDKSEWIGTKLVFDISKKGTQTAVIFTHEGLVPHYECYEICREAWTNYIKESLYKLITTGKGSQILKKMMVLIPNWQKSGNWKPNKDCSQFNF from the coding sequence ATGGAAAAACAAGATTTTACAGCCACCATTTTGGTCGATCAAAGTCCGAATGAAGCATTTAATGCCATCACCAATGTTAGTCAATGGTGGTCGGAAGCCATTGAAGGAAATACCGATATTCTTAACGCCGAATTCGTTTATCATTATAGAGATATTCATTATTGTAAAATGAAGTTAATTGAACTGATTCCAGATCAAAAAGTGGCTTGGCTAATATTAGATAACTATTTTAAGTTTACAACCGATAAAAGCGAATGGATTGGTACAAAGCTGGTTTTCGATATTTCTAAAAAGGGTACACAAACCGCTGTAATTTTTACACACGAAGGATTGGTGCCTCATTACGAATGTTATGAGATTTGCAGGGAAGCATGGACCAACTATATTAAAGAAAGTTTGTATAAACTAATTACTACAGGGAAGGGGAGCCAAATCCTAAAGAAAATGATGGTTTTAATACCAAACTGGCAAAAAAGTGGAAACTGGAAGCCTAATAAAGACTGCAGCCAGTTCAATTTTTAA
- a CDS encoding T9SS type A sorting domain-containing protein translates to MSYIVKSDTQIEAIFTGISGTLSVTNIAGTSTFTERITIVPTPIITASGPLEFYPGGSVLLTANSEAGYTYQWLKNGINIVGATSGTYTASQSGAYTVTVTLDGVSKTSAATVVTSIFALPASNFTITANSATCYGSANGTIMINAAQSLNYTATITGGSVNASYPFTNTTSINNLASGSYNVCFTIAGQSSYQQCFNVVITEPKSLAVYAAVNHTAQSLNLTLDGSSTYYVTLNGITTTTTAGNITLSLRNGVNDVTVATDKSCQGIYQKRFDLSTGIVAYPNPFTSTFNVNLGNEEIPLATIELFKITGGKVYSKQFTNTSGTVPIEPQNLTPGVYLLKVKTGQSEKTLKVVKL, encoded by the coding sequence GTGTCGTACATTGTTAAATCTGATACGCAGATAGAAGCGATCTTTACAGGGATAAGCGGAACATTATCGGTAACGAATATAGCAGGCACTTCAACTTTTACTGAACGGATTACCATTGTGCCTACACCGATTATCACGGCTTCAGGTCCACTTGAATTTTATCCAGGAGGTAGTGTATTGTTAACGGCAAATTCGGAAGCAGGCTATACCTACCAATGGTTGAAGAATGGGATTAACATTGTAGGGGCAACTTCGGGTACTTATACAGCCAGCCAAAGCGGGGCATATACTGTTACTGTAACGTTGGATGGGGTGAGTAAAACATCGGCAGCTACTGTAGTTACCTCAATATTTGCATTGCCCGCTTCTAACTTTACGATAACGGCTAATAGTGCTACTTGTTACGGATCGGCCAATGGTACAATTATGATTAACGCTGCGCAAAGTTTGAATTATACTGCCACAATAACTGGAGGAAGTGTAAATGCTAGTTATCCTTTTACCAACACAACCAGTATTAACAACCTGGCATCGGGCAGTTATAATGTTTGCTTTACTATCGCCGGCCAAAGCAGTTATCAGCAGTGTTTTAATGTGGTAATAACCGAACCTAAAAGTTTAGCTGTATACGCTGCTGTTAATCATACTGCACAAAGCTTAAACCTTACCTTAGATGGTAGTAGTACTTATTATGTTACCCTGAATGGGATAACCACTACAACTACAGCAGGTAATATCACACTTAGCCTGAGAAATGGTGTAAATGATGTGACCGTGGCTACAGATAAATCTTGCCAGGGTATTTATCAAAAACGTTTCGATCTGTCAACTGGAATTGTAGCCTATCCAAACCCGTTTACATCAACATTTAATGTAAATCTGGGCAATGAAGAGATTCCTTTGGCAACCATTGAATTATTTAAAATTACCGGTGGAAAGGTCTATAGCAAACAATTTACCAATACTTCTGGCACGGTGCCGATCGAACCCCAGAATCTTACTCCTGGAGTTTATCTGCTTAAGGTGAAAACCGGCCAAAGTGAAAAAACACTTAAAGTTGTGAAATTATGA
- a CDS encoding helix-turn-helix domain-containing protein — MEQYPKVYLYRRIVQAKLFIDKNYAERIDLSYISDEACFSKFHFTRLFKAIYAKTPHQYLTWVRIEKAQQLLREDKSVSEACFLVGFDSLTSFSGLFKRMVGISPSNYQAQMQQLKLAIKKSPISFVPSCFALQHGWLEK, encoded by the coding sequence ATGGAGCAATATCCAAAAGTTTACCTATATCGACGGATTGTTCAAGCAAAACTTTTCATCGATAAAAATTATGCAGAAAGAATAGATCTTAGTTACATTTCTGATGAAGCCTGTTTTTCTAAATTTCATTTTACCAGGCTTTTCAAAGCCATTTATGCTAAAACTCCACACCAATATCTTACGTGGGTAAGAATCGAAAAAGCCCAGCAGCTGTTGCGCGAAGATAAAAGCGTTTCTGAAGCATGCTTTCTAGTTGGATTTGATAGCTTAACTTCTTTTAGCGGACTTTTCAAACGCATGGTAGGCATATCGCCATCAAATTATCAGGCACAGATGCAACAATTAAAATTAGCCATTAAAAAATCGCCTATTTCTTTTGTGCCCAGTTGTTTTGCCTTACAACACGGCTGGCTAGAAAAATAG
- a CDS encoding VOC family protein produces the protein MITKMTITNIHVLNQDSAYDFYVNKLGFRLVDDIPMGPESRWLTVSPPEQPDLQLVLFPVTVSKMFPKDVAETLISLIKNGIFGCGVLTCNDIFATYEELKAKGVEFIKAPTKEFYGTEALFKDDSGNYFSLQPLNNFGNENGI, from the coding sequence ATGATTACCAAAATGACCATCACAAACATTCACGTTCTGAACCAGGATAGTGCTTATGACTTTTACGTAAACAAACTGGGATTTAGACTGGTAGATGATATCCCTATGGGGCCAGAAAGCCGTTGGCTAACCGTGTCGCCACCAGAGCAGCCTGATCTGCAGCTGGTATTATTTCCTGTTACAGTGAGTAAAATGTTTCCAAAGGATGTAGCAGAAACATTAATATCGCTGATCAAAAATGGAATATTTGGTTGTGGCGTACTTACCTGCAACGATATTTTTGCAACTTATGAAGAGCTAAAAGCTAAAGGAGTTGAATTCATAAAAGCACCTACTAAAGAGTTTTATGGAACTGAGGCGCTATTTAAAGATGATTCGGGAAACTATTTTTCATTACAACCACTAAATAATTTTGGTAATGAAAACGGTATTTGA
- a CDS encoding CPBP family intramembrane glutamic endopeptidase, producing MKMIANLPPWLKVVCYFLFMFLATVIAGAVPVLNDFIFFFIIALIMSWILLKLENKSLSSLGFWPRDKRTSADFFKGLGIGIGMLIVTFLLTVLLTKDNWKLNSHIDPILLMVTFLMCLWSAFVQEFVFRGYPFQELLSKYRPWLAQLLIAIPFGLMHVNKGMATDDIILVMLSTGAGSVLFGLAYIKTKNLMFPIGIHLGWNYAQELIPRTAGGKSSALVIFNNSHATYNMFNVSFPYFLVIVITIIVIWKIKKPLGQNRAY from the coding sequence ATGAAAATGATTGCAAATCTGCCACCATGGCTTAAAGTAGTATGTTATTTCCTATTCATGTTTCTAGCAACAGTTATTGCAGGAGCTGTTCCAGTGCTCAACGATTTTATTTTCTTTTTTATTATTGCACTAATAATGAGCTGGATATTGCTTAAGTTAGAAAACAAGTCCCTATCTTCCTTAGGTTTCTGGCCACGAGATAAGCGAACAAGCGCTGATTTTTTTAAAGGGCTTGGTATTGGGATTGGGATGCTGATTGTAACTTTTCTTTTAACCGTCTTACTCACCAAAGACAACTGGAAACTGAACAGTCATATCGATCCAATTTTGTTGATGGTTACTTTTCTGATGTGCCTGTGGTCGGCATTTGTTCAGGAATTTGTTTTCAGAGGCTATCCGTTCCAAGAGCTTTTATCAAAATATCGCCCGTGGCTTGCACAATTACTAATCGCTATCCCATTTGGATTAATGCACGTTAATAAGGGGATGGCGACGGATGATATTATCCTGGTTATGTTGTCTACCGGGGCCGGCTCGGTGCTCTTTGGTTTGGCCTATATCAAAACTAAAAATTTGATGTTCCCCATCGGAATCCATTTGGGATGGAACTACGCACAGGAGCTTATTCCACGAACTGCAGGAGGGAAAAGCTCTGCTTTGGTCATCTTCAACAACAGCCATGCCACCTATAATATGTTCAATGTATCTTTCCCTTATTTCCTAGTGATAGTGATAACCATTATTGTCATTTGGAAAATCAAAAAGCCCCTAGGACAAAACAGGGCTTATTGA
- a CDS encoding DUF1569 domain-containing protein: MKTVFEQSTRSELIDRVNSLTENSNRLWGKMDVYQMAKHCTIWFEWVLGKDKPAYKVDFLGKIFGRMALKSNTKDDTPIGKNMPAGKFVVKEKQGDLKQQQIVLIKRIEEFGNYDNPGFVHDFFGQMTKEQIGVFSYKHADHHLRQFGV; this comes from the coding sequence ATGAAAACGGTATTTGAGCAATCAACAAGAAGTGAATTAATAGATAGGGTTAATTCGCTAACCGAAAATAGCAACCGCCTTTGGGGTAAAATGGATGTGTATCAAATGGCAAAACATTGTACCATCTGGTTCGAATGGGTTCTGGGTAAAGATAAACCAGCTTATAAAGTCGATTTTTTAGGTAAGATATTCGGCCGGATGGCGCTTAAAAGTAATACGAAAGATGATACACCGATAGGTAAAAATATGCCTGCAGGAAAGTTTGTGGTTAAAGAAAAACAAGGAGATTTGAAACAACAGCAAATAGTTCTGATTAAGCGCATCGAAGAATTTGGAAACTATGATAACCCTGGTTTTGTCCACGATTTTTTTGGTCAGATGACAAAAGAACAAATCGGTGTTTTTTCTTATAAACATGCTGATCATCATTTAAGGCAGTTTGGTGTTTAA